A genomic stretch from Helianthus annuus cultivar XRQ/B chromosome 1, HanXRQr2.0-SUNRISE, whole genome shotgun sequence includes:
- the LOC110866310 gene encoding sigma factor binding protein 1, chloroplastic-like has protein sequence MEKQPTAKHEKRAQKTSKKAPVKVVYISNPMKIKASPSEFRAVVQQLTGRYATSPPSSHELPGIVNKDNLDDQEDDDNAEAEVGFGTGGVHHQQTWHRSHATRSDLCYESRCREDQAVTDDFIITPQMLDGFSPLLPSEFGS, from the coding sequence ATGGAGAAGCAACCGACTGCAAAACATGAAAAAAGAGCACAAAAAACCAGCAAGAAAGCACCAGTTAAAGTTGTTTACATCTCTAACCCTATGAAAATCAAGGCCTCCCCATCTGAATTCCGAGCTGTGGTCCAACAACTTACAGGCAGATACGCCACCTCCCCGCCTTCTTCGCATGAACTCCCCGGAATCGTGAACAAAGATAACCTCGATGACCAAGAAGACGATGACAACGCAGAAGCAGAAGTAGGTTTTGGCACTGGTGGGGTGCATCATCAACAGACGTGGCATCGTAGTCATGCTACTAGATCAGATCTTTGTTATGAATCACGTTGTCGAGAAGATCAAGCAGTGACTGATGATTTTATCATCACCCCACAGATGCTTGATGGTTTTTCCCCACTGTTGCCTTCTGAGTTCGGGTCTTGA